A genomic stretch from Desulfotignum balticum DSM 7044 includes:
- the yedF gene encoding sulfurtransferase-like selenium metabolism protein YedF, translating into MTMNIDARGLACPQPVLLTKQAVEAHSPSHLTVQVDNEAAVENVSRFLGTKGYEATTSGQGDSFTVSGVDMQKSGDRNDPPQIEPGVPGVSEPDDKEKGQKILVLIASDRMGAGDDELGQKLMISFIKTLGEMGEDLWRIVFVNNGVKLTIKGSAVLETLQAYEKQNISIWVCGTCLTHFDLLNEKQVGETTNMLDIVTAMQLATKVITL; encoded by the coding sequence ATGACAATGAATATCGATGCCCGGGGCCTGGCCTGTCCCCAGCCCGTACTTTTGACCAAGCAGGCCGTGGAGGCGCATTCGCCTTCCCACCTCACCGTACAGGTGGACAATGAGGCCGCAGTTGAAAACGTATCCCGGTTTCTGGGGACAAAGGGATATGAAGCCACCACATCCGGGCAGGGGGACTCCTTCACTGTTTCCGGGGTGGATATGCAAAAATCAGGGGATCGAAATGATCCGCCGCAAATCGAGCCGGGCGTGCCCGGGGTTTCAGAACCAGATGACAAAGAAAAAGGTCAGAAAATACTGGTACTCATCGCTTCGGACCGGATGGGGGCCGGGGATGATGAACTGGGACAGAAATTGATGATCAGTTTCATCAAGACCCTGGGGGAAATGGGAGAGGATCTGTGGCGGATCGTGTTTGTCAATAACGGGGTCAAGCTCACCATTAAGGGATCTGCGGTGCTGGAAACGCTTCAGGCATATGAAAAACAGAATATTTCCATCTGGGTCTGCGGCACCTGCCTGACCCATTTTGATCTGCTGAATGAAAAACAGGTGGGAGAAACCACCAATATGCTGGATATTGTCACGGCCATGCAGCTGGCTACCAAAGTGATCACGCTTTGA